The Larimichthys crocea isolate SSNF unplaced genomic scaffold, L_crocea_2.0 scaffold322, whole genome shotgun sequence DNA segment ATGCATAAAAACAATTGTTAACAGTTAAGATGGTTATATGTGGCAAATTTCATGAGTATCTGTAGGTTTAATAATaagtttcattatttaaaaacaagtctAGTGATTTATTATATGTTGTTATTAAGTTGCACATTGTGATTTCATGGTAAATtaaactcgttttaaaaaagaaagttcaaTAAACAGAGAGTTCATACGTGACCGAGTACCTTGAACCGGCcacaattttgtttttttaaaaaacaaaggggGCGGAGCTTAGGAGGAATATAAGGGAGAGGATCAGGGGTGAGAGCTCATTTCTCCTTCGGTCCTCGACTGAATAACACCTCCAGCTCACGCAGAGGTAGTAAAAGGAgagttttttttggtgtgtatTTGGCCTGAGGAAGACCTAATATAGGTCGAAACGGCGCTCTTTTGATTTTATATTACACACCCTTCCTTTGTtgtttaatcaaaaataatttttagtttgtttttagtttgattgtatttttcattgttcTTTTGAATAAATTTTTTTAAGTTACAAGCAGTCCTTAAGAATTTTTTTGGCAGTTATGCCATATTTTGACGAAGGATGGACCGAGGTCCGTTATAAACGGAACCAGAGGCGGAACCGGGATTGGGACCAGGGTGGCGGGATGGACCAGGGGAAGGACCGCGCACCTCCCGTTTCGTTCAGGACACGGGTTCTTTTCCCTccacctaaccctaaccctaaccctaaccctaaccctcttCTCCCTTTGGTATCCATCTACTCACATCGTCTGCTAGGACTCCATCATCAGTTCAAATCTAACttcacacacttacagacacagcacagagcCTTTCATAACCACCACATCATTTCAGCTTTTAGAAGGAACCCCTccttacaaaacattttagtcagATCCACATTCACCAGTCATGTCCGGCCCACCACTACACCACTCCAACAGTTCTACAAGAACAGAAAGTTTATTTCAAATCCACACAGCAAGACAGGATTCCCTCCCCTGGGTACCTTCTCCCTCAAACAcaacaatataatatacattatcACTTGCACCATTTGCAATAAACATTACATTGGCGAAACCAAACACCCTCTGCACATCCGTCTCAAGGCCCGTCCACCGCAATGGGACCAGGCGTACGGGAGGTCCGTCGGGTGGACGGACCGTGCACCCTCCATCCCCCGTCGGAGATGGGAGACAGTcccctaccctaaccctaaccctaaaccctaaccctaaccgaCACCAGGGGTGCAAAACGGGGGGTGATTGCCTGAGTGACATGCGTCGCCCAGTGCCTTGCCCTTGGCTCCCTATACCAAACCTTGTGCGTCGTCGGACCACAAGGCGGGAGTCATTGAGATAGTTCCCCTAAcctacccctaaccctaaccttaaccctaacccgGTCCATAACCGTTGTTGGAAGACTAGGATCTATAATTCTCACCAATTGTGGGAATAGTTTGGTGATGATCTGAAACGTAAACTAATAGTgttgaatatgtatttatttcagccACTTTgccctcagccaatcaggaggaGGGGTCATGTCTCGTGAGCCAACCCACAACCATGACTGGAAGACCAGGGTCTATAATATGGTAATGATTTAAAACCTAAATCaatatttatgaatatgtatttatttcaacaaCTTTGCCCTCGGCCAATCAGGAAGAGGGGGCGTGTCTTGTGAGCTGGCCCACAATCGTTACTGAAAGACCAGGGTCTATAGTATGGTAATGATCTAAAACCTAAATTAATATCAATGAATGGGTGTTTATTTCAACAACTTTGCCCTCGGCCAGTCAGGAGGAGGGGGCGTGTCTTGTGAGCCAGCCCACAATCGTTACTGGAAGACCAGGGCCTACAATATGGTAATGATCTAAAAcctaaattaatattaatgaatatgtatttatttcaacaaCTTTGCCCCCGACCAATCAGGAGGAGGGGGCGTGTCTTGTGGCCCGGCCCATAGCCGCTGCTGGAGGGCCGGGGCCTATCAGGAGTTTCCTGCATGGAGGAAACCCAGAGCTCACTTCTACTTGGACTCTGGAGGAGATAACATCATACAGCAGTTAGCTTCTTCTTGTTAGTGTTAGATAGGTGTGCAGGCCTGAAGAAGACCTTTAGAGGTCAAAACGTTGCTGTAGCAcaccattttattttgtagagcttttattttatttttgaatttttattttgttataaaaataaaatgttttttgaatttaagaagtctgtgtttgttgttattgttttgtttgtttgtttgtttgtttttggggggggggggggggttcctTTCCTGTGTTTGGGAAAGcgttttttgtaaaaaaaaaaaaaaaacagatggtgGATGAACAATGGTCCAATCTGGCAGGCGTCGCCGCCCTAACCCACAGCCACCTTTCCGGGGACTGGGGATACGGGAGGCCCACCGGGTGGAGGGCCAGCGCACCCTCCCTCCCATACCGGAGGGAGTACTCCGCATCGGGGCGATCATTACCTTATTAACCACTTAACCTACCCTACCCTACCCTAACCTGGGACCGGGGATACGGGAGGCCTACCGGGTGGAGGGCCCACGCACCCTCCCTCCCATACCGGAGGGAGTATTCTCCAtaccctaacctaacctaactcACTCTGGctgtctgcctgcctctctccctcacacgAAATGAGCTTGGGGAGAAAcccaggtgtgagtgtgtgtgtctgtgcatgtgtgtgtctcccccTCTCCGTCTGCCTGCCTGGCCGCCCACCCACCCGCTGCTGTGAGTACTAttcagcacaaagacacacctgGGACGGTACTCTTTAGATTTATTCAGACAGCGACACACCAAAGAAAATCACACATTCTGCAGCCATTCACAGTTTCCCCTGGCTGCCATCTGCACAGGTGTGCTAATCATCTCCTCTTGCACTGCTCACCTGaaccctctccacacctctctcctgcagccaaTGCACCACGCCACCTCCACATATCTTTTATGGTATATTTCCATTATAAACACGGTGAGTGTATTACACAGTggagaaatgtatttttaccagaaagaaacatgtgaaaattactCTTTTGGCTGACATATACATTTATGCTGTTTCATGGAAACTGAATTAACCTTTTTATAGTTTTACGGTCTTTCACTGTCATGGTTTAGCAGTTTTTACCACAAATtctacagacattttttccAGTGTAACCTGACATTTGTTGATTGGCTGGAGAAGGTCAAGGAGTGGGCACCATTTTTAAAGCTTTCTCACCCAATAAAAGggttaaaatatataacattaaaacaatgtcTGTCAGATGAATTTCTGCAGAGAAATCAACACCATAAAAACAACTGTTAATCATTTCCTAAGCAGCCAAcacaattttttaaaacatccagACAGCACCACACTTCAGATTGAACAACCTTCCACTGCTGtgataaaatcataaaaattaatttaaaaagggCTAACACTGGAagaacatcacaacacaaaatgtgtgtgaacatggtcattgattcattgattaGTGCTGTAGATTTTCTACATATCAGAAACATTTTAGATCCACACAACATTAAAGACACCCAGGgtttagctatgggcaatgtgggctACCGTGAGGTCGCACTAgcgcctgaaaaaaaaaaggggggggggggggggggggggggggggggagaacTGGTTGGAAGGTGGAGGGGCGCGGtggatagactgatcccaggcgcCTAGGCGGCGTGTGAGCGCCAGTTTTCTATAGGCAAAAGTgtaagcccccccccccccccccccacgttGTTCGCCCAGGGTGCAAATGTAGCCGAAGACACCAATGATTAAAGTATTTCTTATAAATCAAAGATACGAACCAGGAAAACATTGAGTTTAATAAAGGAGGACTGTTGTTCACTTGTCATGTTTCTGGGGCTGTGGTAAGGTGGGGAGGTGCTCCCTGTGAGGCTGGCAGAGGATCAGGGGTTGTTTGTTGTCTCCTCGGTCATGCCAGCAGACATCCAGCAGGGGGTAGACTTTACCCTGGACTTCCACTCTGAAGCTGTAGATGACAATCAGCTCATCAGAACTATCAGTGTTATAGAAGGTCAGCACTTTGCCCTCGTAGTCCAAGAAGAGTCCCACCCGGCGTGGAGGACACAGTACTGGCAGGACCACTCTGGGTGAAGTGAAGGCCTCATAAACTCCGTCCTTCAGTCCGATCAACCACACTCCACTCTCTGGATTTTTTACCAGCTTTGCCTTACGATTGGTTGTTCCTTTGATCAACCCAAGACGCCATTTAGGTTTGTGACCCACCTCCACCTGGAAAGTAAGAGAGAGCTGTTCAAGGTATCTATACTTTGATTCTTTACTTTGATAgcacatgtttaaaacaatacTACCtcagttaatttaatttgaatttagaTATTTAGTAGACACTTtcatccaaagcgacttacaaaaaagggaaacaaatcaTGGTACATTCtgactaggacatgttagtCAAGCAATAAGTAGTGACACTTGTAGAGGgggtagatttatcatgtccaggtgttggtagtgttggagaaaatatcctctctgaagagctagAAATCTTTAAGTTTTTGAAGGTATCAAAAGTATCATTTTTTAATAGTAGCATTGTattaaatgatgtttaaaagaaaatcaaacactaaATGAAAAGATTTTACTGCTTTAACTGATTGATTGAATCATGATGCATGAACAACTTGTTTACCTCCCAGTAGTGTTTACCAGAGGAAAAGCCACGGTCAGCGAGGATACAGTAACTATAACTGAACCTCTCTGGATTATCAGGAAGCCTCCGGAGGAGAGCTCCGCACACCACAACGGTATCCCCATTAAGGAGCTCCAACATTGGGTGAGCAGTTTGAGAGTCTAGCTTCAATGGCTCTGGGGCTAATGGaagaaaatcaaatttaaatcccggaagagcgagacagagagtgagacagacagaaagttcTGAGACAAGTGGACTCGTTGACTCTAGGGGACTAATGTGGACTGGGGGATTCTGATGGACTCACCTGGTAGGACTTTTCGGTGTAATCTTTTCCACACAGTCAGTTTGATGTCGTTGTGGTTGAAACCTGGTTTGAAGTTCAGAGAACTGAAAattctttcctgttttctctgaaGGACCTGGACCTCCCTGAacctgaggagaggagaggaggaggtgttgaaGTTGatttcttgactttttttttttttttttttctttttttttttttttacctcggAGCGATTGATCCATAtttctgtaaagagaaaaaaacaatcactgaAGAGTGAGCTCCTTATGTGACCCAAACATTTAAGTCCCAGACCACATACTGGACTGACCTAAGACCACACACTGGACTGATCTCAGACCACATACTGGACTGATCTCAGAACTACAGTACCATGATGAAGGCCAGGTGTCCCTCATTGCTCAGGTCCTGCAGAGTATTCTGGGCCTCCTGCAGCCGGTTCAGGTTCTGGTTTAATTGGTCTGTCTGGCTCTGGAGGGATGAAATGAGGACAGCAGCTGAGGTCTCCACCTGCTGCATGAAccctgcctcctccacctccaggcAGCGCCTCAGGTCACCAAACTCCTTCCTCACCACCCACTTCAGGACATCAGACTCATTCTGattggacagacagacacattgtCACCTCTTATTATTACAGCAACTCTGACAGAACCAGATGGTGAACTGATTCAAGTTCACCATCTAGTTCTGTCAAGATTCAAGtccattttattcataaatctccaaatcataacaaaagttatcccCTGACTCTTTCCATAAAGAGCAGGACAGATgattctttataatattatctaccCAACGATTACACCAGGAGCAAGAAAAACTTAACAGGCTgaaacctcaagcagaaccaAGCTCTTTGCTGGACGGTCATGCACCTCAATATGTTGACTAGTTTAATCTCCAGCATCATGGTCTATAAGACCATCATATGTCCTGTGAGCAGCTCTGTTGTTTCCCCTCCTGTTGCAGCATTGGTTGCTGAAATGTTCCTGaatgaagctgtgtgtgtgtgactggcgCCTGAAAGTTCATCCTAGTAATTTAATGGAAACAACGTGAAAAAGTTCAGGAATTCTTTCGACCGCTTAGCATGAGATGATTTTTTAATGGTTCATCCAGCTGTGGTGACTGAGGATCAGACCATCAAACACAATTCATTGTGGACCAACAAATCACTAAAGAAACAACAGTAAAGTGTACATGTTGACACCCACAGTGATCCTGGATTTGTTGTATGCCATTTTACAGATCTGATCATCGAGTTTACGTTTCTGGTGCTGGAACTCAGTCATCAGACAGGAAATGTCCTCctgagggacagacagacagacagacagagacacagagagagagagagagagagagagagagacagagagagagagacagagagagataacaGTGAGCGGTACGGCCTCAGtaaagctgttaatcagagaaataagttatttcctgattgtttcacagcagttacattcagaCACTCCCACAGCTCCCCTCACCCCCTGCTAGCACACAACCCCACCACCGGTTGCCGGAACACCTAATCCTGTGTGAATTCACGCTAAAACAGACTGTACTACTCTGCTTCTACCACTACCCCATCAAAATTATTAATAAGCAGAATTTAGTCCAGGACCAATCATCTCCCTTTAACAGGTCCACTTTTGTTATAACCTACTGGTTATGTTCTCTATTCATATTCTGTGTATTATATGGTGGCGGACCTCCACTCCCCCCCTAACCCCCAACCCTGTTGTGTCTTTGAGCAATGGACATGGATGGACTGTATGTTCTGACACCTTTCCCTCAGAACTAGCATGAATTTCATCAGCAGTTTGTACTACAGTAAATTGTCTGTCATTACTGTGATGCCATTACACTAATTTGTGTTTCACCTATACTCGTGAGTAACGTAATCACTAATTTGTGTTTCACCTAGACTCGTGAGTAACGTAATCATGCTTCCACATAAACTATCTATATCACAAATTATGCCAAACATGATTAAATATTGTTGACCATGTAGAAGTGATATTACTGCAATAATTAAGATAATGATGCAATGATGATGATACTAGGGGGGTCAACTTTAGATGTAGACATTACCTGAGGACTTTTTATTGAGCCAGGTGAACAGGTATTTAGCTAAAGAGTAGAAGGAGAAACTATTTTTCAACCGCATTTGTGAGACAAAgcaagttttctgttttaaaataaattttgCTGTTGATGTGATCAAATAAAAGGACGTATTGTGACAGAAATAACAAACGAATGCGCGTTGATTAACTGACCGCTCCTACAGTCTGTCTGCTCAAACCATAGGTCACATAGAGGTGATCCTCTCTCTCTAGGGGAAACTCACTGCAGTGCTCAGGCTCATTGTTCACCCTGGGTAATTAAAAAAGGAGAGTACAGCTCCTCTAAGGAACCTGGTTGCCAGATTCATTGGCTTTGTCAGGTAATATTTGTTAGCTTTTTCTGGAATATGGGAAAATACCCTGCATGCAGCTAGATCTATACCTGATGGTAGTGGGCCCACAGGGTTTCAAATTGGGGCTTTTGAACCATGCTCAGTCATAACAGACTAAGCTCTTGTAATTTTTAGGAAAAGGGTaaacttcattattattatttttaggatgttgttttggccttttcaagctttgttcaatagagacagctgaagagtgacaggtgtgtggggagagagagatggtggatgacatgcagcaaagggccacagatcggattcaaaccctgggccgctgcagcaaggactgagcctttgtacatggggtggatgctctaccaatTGAGCTAACCGATACCCCATGATTTGATaaatttatttgtcacatgtcATCATATGGTGCAATGACAGTGATAGCATCTACCCAAAGttaaacaggaagaaaacactATACTATGGCAGACTGTGGTAAAGATCACACCTGTTATATTGAGCAGTATTACTACCATGTTCATAAAGCATGGTGTACTGGAGTTGTGTGCCATGATATTTTAACTGATCTGCACATCcctgtaaatggtaaatgaactGTATATAGCACCTTTCCAGTCTcttgaccactcaaagtgcttttacactacatatctcattcacccattcacacactatGTCACACCGGtatgtcaagttgagtttttgtcctgtctccatgtttgttttgtgacttcctgttttattttgtaaattaactctcctctcgtttcaggtcacttgcccttcctcatgtgtcaccagtctgattgtcttccctgattgtgtccacctgttccccatttccctcatgtgtgtttatagtctgcgtctccctttgtcctgtgccagtgtgtcaagTCTGTCGTCCTGATCACCAGCCCTCTCGTCATAGTCAAGTCTGTATCTATCCCattgttatgttgttttcttgttcctcgtaagagtgattttttgttggccttttgccTAGtctagtttttgtttctttctagttcctcgaaagagtgattttttttttgttggccctGCCTTTTCGAGTTTAGTTTGTGCCTTTTTTGATCATCCCTCATCGAGAGGCACTTTTTGTTTTCCCGGTGTTACCCGGTGCTTAGTAAATAAAGACATCTGCTTTTTCCCGTACTCTGCATTCAAGTCCTCTGTTTTGAGTTCCACCGTTgtcacactgatggcattggctgtcatgaaaggtgccaactgctcatcagttttaggagctaaccattcatacacattcaggAGCAGTTTGTAGTTAAGTATCTTGCTCAGAAatactttgacatgcagacaggagggtatcttaaagaaagaaaatgttcatgGACAACAGGTGACCTTGAAAAACAAAGGTAATATTTAGTTTGTGTGAGACATTAAAGTCCTTGTTGTTCATCTCACTGTTTGGTGATATGTCAGCTAATGGCTGCTTATCTACACTGAGTCAACAACACCAAATGTTCTGTGTTTAACCATCAGCAATGAAAAGTCTGTTCTTGAGTTTGACATCAAAAGTTTACACAAACTCAACCCAGCATAATATTTGTGAAACACGATTTTCAAGATAATTATTGTAAAGGTTAGTCAGAATAGAACTCAGTTTTTATGTAAAAACTTTACAACTGAAGACTGATTATTTACATACAAGTCTTTATAGATATctacatagaaataaaatatttaatatttatatgaaGCTGTAGACCCATACCTTCATGTGGCTGTAGACGGAGCTCACAGGTGTAATTTTGTGTCCACGGTGAGGACCAATGCTTCCGCAGAGGCCACAGATCACCATTTGTTCGTCCTCACAGTAAAGGCTGAGTGGATTGTGATGCTGAGGACAGGACTCTGGCTGAGCTCCACCTGAGacactcacttcctgtcaggaTGAAGACAAAAGTGTGTTAATAAAATATGTGTAGGCCAGTTGACTTTGTTGTGTAGGTCAGCTGACTTTGTTCTGTAGGTGAGTTGACTTTGTTTTGTAGGTCAGTTGACTTTATTGTGTAGCTCAGCAGACTTTGTTGTGTAGGTCAGTTGACTCTATTGTGTAGGTCAGCTGACTTTGTTGTTGGTGTCAGTGGTGTACCTGCAGATCTACAGACTGGACTAACTCCTGGGTGGAGGTCTGTGCccatctttttaaaacactttagaTCAAACCTGAAGATCTGAGCTGCACCTGTTGGACAGGTGAACAGATCACAGGTGTTTTACCTGCAGAGCCTCAATGATTCGAGCTAAACTGACGTTGGGAGGAGGACTGTCTCCATCAACGGAACAACGACACACAGGACACTGAAGCTGACCGAGCAGGTCCATCGTCATGGAGTGCACACAACACCTGGAGAGGTGAGGACATAACAGGTGAGGAtaggacaggtgaggacaggacaggtgaggacaggtgtgtCTCATTCATACTTGCAGTAGGAGTGTCCACACTGTAGCATCAGTGGTTCAGTGAAGACATCCAGACAGACGGGACACCTGAGCTGCTCCTCCAGACTCTGACGACGTTCCATGTCCAAAATAATCCCCAAGAGTGGGACCAGCActaccaggaccagaaccacTGATACCAGCAGTGCAAGGACGAGAACACCTAGGATCAGGACCACAGGGACCAGCACAACTAAGACCAGAACCAGTAGTGAAATCCAAACAAACTAAGAATCAGAGCTCAGAAGTTCCACAGGTGCGTTCAGGTAAATGGAcctatgtttgtgtttctgaagcACAGTCTATTTATAGACTGTTTACCCCTCTCATATCATTGGATGGACAGATATAGTGGGCGGAGCCAGAAGCTGcttggtgtgtgaatgtttaaaaatttaaagatatttttgcaTTCGGCACAACATAAAGATTTGAGTTTAAGCAGAATGTGAAATCAGTCATTATTACTGATATTCATCATCAAAATATTATACATATGAATTTATATTAGTCAtttatgttattaataataa contains these protein-coding regions:
- the LOC104934448 gene encoding E3 ubiquitin-protein ligase TRIM50 isoform X1 — translated: MTECVLVLALLVSVVLVLVVLVPLLGIILDMERRQSLEEQLRCPVCLDVFTEPLMLQCGHSYCKCCVHSMTMDLLGQLQCPVCRCSVDGDSPPPNVSLARIIEALQEVSVSGGAQPESCPQHHNPLSLYCEDEQMVICGLCGSIGPHRGHKITPVSSVYSHMKEDISCLMTEFQHQKRKLDDQICKMAYNKSRITNESDVLKWVVRKEFGDLRRCLEVEEAGFMQQVETSAAVLISSLQSQTDQLNQNLNRLQEAQNTLQDLSNEGHLAFIMKYGSIAPRFREVQVLQRKQERIFSSLNFKPGFNHNDIKLTVWKRLHRKVLPAPEPLKLDSQTAHPMLELLNGDTVVVCGALLRRLPDNPERFSYSYCILADRGFSSGKHYWEVEVGHKPKWRLGLIKGTTNRKAKLVKNPESGVWLIGLKDGVYEAFTSPRVVLPVLCPPRRVGLFLDYEGKVLTFYNTDSSDELIVIYSFRVEVQGKVYPLLDVCWHDRGDNKQPLILCQPHREHLPTLPQPQKHDK
- the LOC104934448 gene encoding E3 ubiquitin-protein ligase TRIM50 isoform X2, encoding MERRQSLEEQLRCPVCLDVFTEPLMLQCGHSYCKCCVHSMTMDLLGQLQCPVCRCSVDGDSPPPNVSLARIIEALQEVSVSGGAQPESCPQHHNPLSLYCEDEQMVICGLCGSIGPHRGHKITPVSSVYSHMKEDISCLMTEFQHQKRKLDDQICKMAYNKSRITNESDVLKWVVRKEFGDLRRCLEVEEAGFMQQVETSAAVLISSLQSQTDQLNQNLNRLQEAQNTLQDLSNEGHLAFIMKYGSIAPRFREVQVLQRKQERIFSSLNFKPGFNHNDIKLTVWKRLHRKVLPAPEPLKLDSQTAHPMLELLNGDTVVVCGALLRRLPDNPERFSYSYCILADRGFSSGKHYWEVEVGHKPKWRLGLIKGTTNRKAKLVKNPESGVWLIGLKDGVYEAFTSPRVVLPVLCPPRRVGLFLDYEGKVLTFYNTDSSDELIVIYSFRVEVQGKVYPLLDVCWHDRGDNKQPLILCQPHREHLPTLPQPQKHDK